One window of Gammaproteobacteria bacterium genomic DNA carries:
- a CDS encoding 7-cyano-7-deazaguanine synthase, which produces MQSKRYVLCGNASAKGISEDPSRDLRLRLSGKAGHGNITLRIEDVHTKMFRGVPPLFHDLLEIATYVYSADQVVRRGADDVDTFGDGWRRDLHFVVPVRNPDFWNSAEVQETLCSTLSFLSDDQYQFDFVKLDQDHQFQEYLEFNDTQHIYGMPEQVVMFSGGLDSLAGAIDEVVNQKRRVLLVTHKSTSKLNKRHRTLEEMLAQKAGDNVPHRITVRVHKTKELNHEYTQRSRSFLYVSIGATIARMLNLKSVRFYENGVISLNLPVCAQVVGGRATRTTHPRVMRGFQDIVSLVAGEPFTIENPYIWKTKADVVKVITDAGCHDLIKHSMTCTHTWEMTNQHTHCGGCSQCIDRRFAVLAAKADQHDPTEHYKFDVFTQSRDAQDQKKNVDKIMAAAYLERANQVNGLTDVAQFVSSYPDVGRVFKYLNYNSAGQAAQRVFDLYKRHANEVMGALDELLSRHSKEIRERTLPGDCLLQTAYQANSVISMPAVVSAEKLPDNIFRKRGGVWEARFQGRGRHTILIQGVDKGAEYINLLLAFPDRETSVFEIVCGSEIGAVESAANTGLDHDDIEEGYQVSNGVPLGDAGVVADRKAIQQYRGRYNDLISEKADAEADGDHERLEEIQIEMAQLVAAVTGAQGKGGKLRRVADRRKNVRDAFRNAVDRAIKQIEKYDKPLAEHLKASIKHGNEVVYRPEMSITWDVRPIANT; this is translated from the coding sequence ATGCAAAGTAAACGATACGTTCTGTGCGGCAACGCGTCCGCCAAAGGCATCAGCGAAGATCCTTCGCGCGATCTGCGGCTGCGGCTCTCGGGCAAGGCCGGGCACGGCAACATCACCCTGCGGATCGAGGATGTCCACACCAAAATGTTTCGTGGCGTGCCACCGCTGTTCCATGACCTGCTGGAGATCGCCACCTACGTCTACAGCGCCGATCAGGTGGTCAGACGAGGCGCGGACGATGTCGACACCTTTGGTGATGGGTGGCGGCGCGACCTGCACTTTGTGGTACCGGTGCGCAATCCTGACTTCTGGAACAGCGCGGAGGTACAGGAGACGCTGTGCTCGACGCTCAGCTTCCTGTCCGACGACCAGTACCAGTTTGATTTCGTCAAACTCGACCAGGATCATCAGTTCCAGGAGTACCTCGAGTTCAACGACACCCAGCATATATACGGGATGCCGGAGCAGGTGGTGATGTTCTCCGGCGGCCTGGATTCTTTGGCGGGAGCCATCGATGAGGTTGTAAACCAGAAGCGGCGCGTGCTCCTGGTCACCCACAAGTCAACCTCCAAGCTCAACAAACGTCACCGCACCCTGGAAGAGATGCTGGCCCAGAAAGCGGGCGACAACGTGCCGCACCGCATTACCGTTCGGGTCCACAAGACCAAAGAGCTGAACCACGAGTACACCCAGCGCAGCCGGTCATTCCTGTATGTCTCCATCGGCGCGACGATTGCCCGGATGCTCAACCTCAAGAGCGTGCGCTTCTACGAGAACGGCGTGATCAGCCTGAACCTGCCGGTGTGCGCCCAAGTGGTCGGTGGCCGCGCAACCCGGACGACGCATCCCAGGGTGATGAGGGGCTTCCAGGACATCGTCTCGCTGGTAGCGGGCGAGCCTTTCACCATCGAGAACCCGTACATCTGGAAAACCAAGGCTGACGTCGTCAAGGTCATCACGGATGCTGGTTGCCACGACCTGATCAAGCATTCGATGACCTGCACCCACACCTGGGAGATGACGAACCAGCACACCCACTGCGGGGGCTGCTCGCAATGCATCGACCGTCGATTCGCAGTTCTCGCCGCCAAGGCTGATCAACACGATCCGACCGAACACTACAAGTTCGACGTGTTCACCCAGAGCCGTGATGCCCAAGATCAGAAGAAGAACGTGGACAAGATCATGGCCGCAGCCTATCTGGAGCGGGCCAATCAGGTGAATGGCCTCACGGACGTGGCGCAGTTCGTCAGCAGTTACCCCGACGTGGGCCGGGTCTTTAAGTATCTGAACTACAACAGCGCCGGGCAGGCAGCGCAGCGGGTGTTCGATCTCTACAAGCGGCACGCCAATGAGGTGATGGGGGCATTGGATGAGCTGCTTAGTCGTCACAGCAAGGAGATTCGGGAGCGGACGCTTCCCGGAGATTGCCTGCTTCAAACGGCTTATCAGGCGAACTCCGTGATCTCAATGCCCGCCGTGGTGTCGGCAGAAAAGCTGCCGGACAACATTTTCCGAAAGCGCGGTGGTGTCTGGGAGGCACGGTTCCAAGGTCGGGGACGACACACCATCCTGATCCAGGGCGTGGACAAGGGGGCTGAGTACATCAACCTGTTGCTGGCGTTCCCGGATCGTGAAACCTCGGTTTTTGAAATCGTCTGCGGCAGCGAAATCGGGGCCGTTGAATCGGCAGCGAACACCGGGTTGGATCACGATGACATCGAAGAGGGGTATCAAGTGTCTAACGGCGTGCCGCTGGGGGATGCTGGCGTGGTGGCGGACAGAAAAGCGATCCAGCAGTACCGTGGCAGATACAACGATCTGATCAGTGAAAAGGCGGATGCGGAGGCAGACGGTGACCACGAGCGGCTTGAAGAAATTCAAATCGAAATGGCTCAACTTGTGGCTGCTGTGACGGGGGCACAGGGAAAGGGGGGCAAGCTACGCAGGGTCGCTGACAGGAGAAAGAACGTCCGGGACGCCTTCCGCAACGCGGTTGACCGAGCCATCAAGCAAATCGAGAAGTACGACAAGCCGCTGGCTGAGCACCTGAAAGCCAGTATCAAGCACGGCAACGAGGTGGTCTACCGGCCGGAAATGTCGATCACTTGGGACGTCCGTCCAATCGCGAACACCTAG
- a CDS encoding flagellar brake protein, producing the protein MGLIERWVNRLQGAEMPSETVPGAERRLIDPERIARVLQQLVDGRALVSVRLPGSDEYFLTTILRVDRRQRSFRLDEISPRHGHDVFLAERSLRASCRLSGIEVAFSGTLASVAVEQGIAVYTLPFPHLLHYHQRRASYRASVGAGNSTTLHMQHAEAGMLVAEVRDVSTGGLGLRMQLPDTAPLASGDRLSDCLVFFPDGRSLRCELEVSHVARREGSRWTLVGTRFIQIQRRDQVPLAQFIVRLERERLKLRPPGEGEG; encoded by the coding sequence GTGGGCCTCATCGAACGCTGGGTCAATCGCCTGCAAGGCGCCGAAATGCCGTCCGAGACGGTCCCGGGCGCCGAGCGCCGTCTCATCGACCCCGAGCGAATCGCGAGGGTCCTGCAGCAGCTCGTCGATGGGCGTGCGCTGGTGTCCGTGCGCCTTCCCGGCAGCGACGAGTACTTCCTCACCACCATCCTGAGGGTGGACCGGCGCCAACGGTCGTTCCGCCTCGACGAGATCTCCCCGCGGCACGGCCACGACGTGTTCCTCGCCGAGCGCTCCCTGCGGGCGTCCTGCCGACTCTCGGGCATCGAGGTGGCGTTCAGCGGGACCCTGGCCAGCGTCGCCGTGGAACAGGGGATCGCCGTCTACACCCTCCCGTTTCCCCACCTGCTCCACTACCACCAGAGGCGCGCGAGCTATCGGGCCTCGGTGGGCGCAGGCAACTCCACGACCCTGCACATGCAACACGCCGAGGCAGGGATGCTCGTCGCCGAGGTGCGCGACGTCTCCACGGGCGGCCTCGGCCTGCGCATGCAGTTGCCCGACACCGCGCCCCTCGCGAGCGGGGACCGCCTGAGCGACTGCCTGGTCTTCTTTCCCGACGGCCGCTCCCTGCGCTGCGAGCTCGAGGTCTCCCACGTGGCCCGGAGGGAGGGCTCGCGCTGGACCCTCGTCGGCACGCGCTTCATCCAGATCCAGCGCCGCGACCAGGTTCCCCTCGCCCAGTTCATCGTGCGGCTCGAGCGCGAGCGGCTGAAACTGCGGCCCCCTGGAGAGGGCGAAGGCTGA
- a CDS encoding flagellar hook assembly protein FlgD: MSTTSSVSGSSFAGLGLDPSTKAAKGRTELGQDEFFELMIAQLENQDPMKPLDSNEFLGQVAQFSALSGIQEIQKSVADLALSLTSSQALEASTLVGREVLVPSSVGVLGEQGALEGTVSLGDSTHALTLSIYAPSGALVRQLDLGAQPAGEAAFQWDGLTAAGARAPAGQYTLAARAGAGAGTVAAATSVVAQVESVTLGRAGAEMQLNLAGQGSVGLGSVSEIQ; encoded by the coding sequence ATGAGCACGACCTCGAGCGTGAGTGGAAGCAGCTTCGCGGGCCTCGGGCTGGACCCGAGCACGAAGGCCGCAAAGGGGCGTACCGAGCTCGGGCAGGACGAGTTCTTCGAGCTCATGATCGCCCAGCTCGAGAACCAGGACCCCATGAAGCCGCTCGACAGCAACGAGTTCCTCGGGCAGGTCGCCCAGTTCTCGGCGCTGAGCGGGATCCAGGAGATCCAGAAGTCGGTCGCCGACCTCGCGCTGTCGCTCACCTCGAGTCAGGCGCTGGAGGCCTCCACCCTGGTCGGGCGCGAAGTGCTGGTGCCCTCCAGCGTGGGGGTGCTCGGGGAACAGGGCGCCCTCGAGGGGACCGTGTCCCTCGGCGATTCTACCCACGCCCTCACCCTTTCGATCTACGCGCCGAGCGGGGCGCTCGTGCGCCAACTCGACCTCGGCGCCCAGCCGGCGGGCGAGGCCGCGTTCCAGTGGGACGGCCTGACGGCGGCGGGGGCACGCGCACCCGCGGGGCAGTACACCCTGGCCGCCCGTGCGGGCGCCGGCGCGGGTACGGTCGCCGCTGCGACCTCGGTCGTCGCCCAGGTGGAGAGCGTCACCCTGGGGCGCGCGGGGGCGGAGATGCAGCTCAACCTCGCGGGCCAGGGCTCGGTCGGCCTCGGCAGCGTCAGCGAGATCCAGTAG
- the flgM gene encoding flagellar biosynthesis anti-sigma factor FlgM produces MTSEIKGVRGAQAGSAGLYAITGTPAAPASRDTGRQASVGDRVSLTGLGSQVRALAKTLEHVPVVDLARVSSVREAVVDGSYEIDNVRVADKIIRFELILPEPRYGDASPA; encoded by the coding sequence ATGACGAGTGAGATCAAGGGGGTGCGAGGAGCCCAGGCCGGGAGCGCGGGCCTGTACGCGATAACCGGGACCCCTGCGGCACCGGCCTCTCGGGATACCGGGCGCCAGGCATCCGTCGGAGACCGGGTATCGCTCACCGGGCTGGGCAGCCAGGTCCGGGCCCTTGCGAAAACCCTCGAGCACGTCCCGGTCGTGGACCTGGCCCGCGTCAGCAGTGTGCGCGAGGCCGTGGTGGACGGCAGTTACGAAATCGACAACGTGCGGGTGGCCGACAAGATCATCCGCTTCGAGCTCATACTTCCGGAGCCCCGCTATGGCGACGCCAGCCCTGCGTGA
- the flgA gene encoding flagellar basal body P-ring formation protein FlgA, with amino-acid sequence MIPRTTCIEGQPVKRPTLPATIVMALLPALAAAQPLHAPDEIRSEVRAFLAREVGPESPQLRIEVNELDPRLRLARCEEPLEMSLPPGGPRAGSVTVGVRCTGERPWSLFVPARVRRFGPVVVLARPASPGAVLTAADLSVEERDLSTGPAGYFPDPATVVGRTLKRAVAPGQPLTASVVVSSVRVRRGERVTLVARVGGVDVRMQGEALRDAAVGEVVSVRNLSSQRVVEGRVAADGSVEVRM; translated from the coding sequence ATGATTCCGAGAACGACCTGCATCGAGGGCCAACCCGTGAAGCGCCCCACGCTCCCAGCAACCATCGTCATGGCGCTCCTGCCGGCCCTCGCGGCCGCCCAGCCTCTGCACGCACCTGACGAGATCCGCTCCGAGGTGCGGGCCTTCCTCGCCCGGGAGGTCGGCCCCGAGTCGCCGCAGCTTCGGATCGAGGTCAACGAGCTCGACCCCCGCCTTCGCCTCGCACGGTGCGAGGAGCCGCTCGAGATGTCCCTGCCCCCGGGCGGACCGCGCGCCGGCAGCGTCACCGTCGGCGTGCGCTGCACCGGCGAACGCCCCTGGTCACTCTTCGTCCCTGCCCGGGTGCGCCGGTTCGGGCCCGTCGTGGTCCTCGCCCGTCCGGCGAGCCCAGGCGCGGTGCTCACCGCGGCCGACCTCAGCGTGGAGGAGCGTGACCTGAGCACAGGCCCCGCGGGCTATTTCCCGGACCCTGCCACCGTGGTCGGACGCACACTGAAGCGGGCCGTCGCCCCCGGCCAGCCCCTCACCGCCTCGGTCGTGGTGAGCAGCGTGCGAGTGCGCCGCGGCGAGCGGGTGACCCTGGTCGCCCGCGTGGGCGGCGTGGACGTCCGCATGCAGGGCGAGGCCCTGCGCGATGCCGCGGTGGGAGAGGTCGTCTCCGTGCGCAATCTGAGCTCCCAACGCGTCGTCGAGGGCCGGGTCGCGGCGGACGGAAGCGTCGAAGTGAGGATGTGA
- the flgC gene encoding flagellar basal body rod protein FlgC, with product MSLFKILDVAASGLAAQNVRLNLTASNLANADAVSSSVGETYRARHPVFAAVYEAAALEADGAPGASGVGVAVTGVVESQEPLKADYRPEHPLADERGYVYRPNVNTVEELANMISASRSYETNVEVINTSKQLLLRTLSLGQ from the coding sequence GTGTCGCTCTTCAAGATCCTGGACGTCGCGGCGAGCGGCCTCGCCGCCCAGAACGTCCGCCTGAATCTCACTGCCAGCAACCTCGCCAACGCCGACGCGGTGAGCAGCAGCGTGGGCGAGACCTACCGGGCGCGGCACCCGGTCTTCGCCGCCGTCTACGAGGCCGCGGCCCTGGAGGCCGACGGCGCACCGGGCGCGTCGGGTGTCGGTGTCGCCGTGACCGGCGTCGTGGAGAGCCAGGAGCCGCTGAAGGCGGACTATCGGCCCGAGCACCCGCTTGCCGACGAGCGCGGTTACGTCTACCGCCCGAACGTCAACACGGTCGAGGAGCTCGCGAACATGATCTCGGCCTCCCGCAGCTACGAGACCAACGTCGAGGTCATCAACACCTCCAAGCAGCTTCTGCTGCGCACCCTCAGCCTGGGCCAGTGA
- a CDS encoding flagellar protein FlgN — translation MATPALREGLAELLRAELARAGRLREVLTLERDALGRRDFPAIEQAAAEKERLIAALESLAERQSALLRTGGVSGGNASLRENLQKAGMADLVPLWDELQDLLRRCRQQNLVNGGVIEMSRRFAREVLATLRGTVPGSEVYDRCGERRPTDGSEPLATA, via the coding sequence ATGGCGACGCCAGCCCTGCGTGAGGGCCTCGCAGAGCTGCTGCGCGCCGAGCTCGCCCGGGCCGGGCGCCTGAGGGAGGTGCTCACGCTCGAGCGTGATGCGCTCGGACGGCGTGACTTTCCGGCGATCGAGCAGGCGGCGGCCGAGAAGGAGCGACTGATCGCCGCACTGGAGTCCTTGGCGGAGCGCCAGAGCGCGCTGCTCCGCACCGGCGGGGTCTCCGGGGGGAACGCCAGCCTGCGCGAGAACCTCCAGAAGGCGGGCATGGCAGACCTCGTGCCCCTCTGGGACGAGCTCCAGGACCTCCTGCGCCGGTGCCGCCAACAGAACCTGGTGAACGGCGGCGTGATCGAGATGAGCCGGCGCTTCGCCCGCGAAGTCCTGGCGACCCTGCGCGGCACGGTTCCCGGCTCGGAGGTGTACGACCGCTGTGGGGAACGACGCCCCACCGACGGGAGCGAGCCGCTCGCGACGGCTTGA
- the flgB gene encoding flagellar basal body rod protein FlgB: protein MAATLQNPLGIHEQALLVRERRAELLAQNLANADTPGYKARDVDFRSVLAAAEGQREAGTLRTTRVGHIAGGAGVDGAGGAEALYRVPTQPSIDGNTVEMETERGAFLDNSLRYQASLQFLGSRLRTLTTALKGE from the coding sequence ATGGCGGCGACCCTCCAAAACCCGCTGGGGATCCACGAGCAGGCGCTGCTGGTGCGCGAGCGCCGTGCCGAGTTGCTTGCCCAGAATCTCGCCAACGCGGACACCCCCGGCTACAAGGCGCGGGACGTGGACTTCCGAAGCGTCCTCGCGGCGGCCGAGGGGCAGCGCGAGGCGGGAACGCTGCGGACCACCCGGGTCGGCCACATCGCCGGCGGTGCCGGCGTCGACGGGGCGGGCGGGGCGGAGGCCCTCTACCGTGTCCCGACGCAGCCCTCCATCGACGGCAATACCGTGGAAATGGAAACCGAGCGCGGCGCCTTCCTGGACAACTCCCTGCGCTACCAGGCCAGCCTGCAGTTCCTCGGGAGCCGCCTGCGCACCCTGACCACGGCCCTGAAGGGGGAATAG